The genomic region CATCGGGGGCAGCAGTACGAAGGAGGCGGTCTCGACTGACCGCGTCAAAGTGGCGCTGCGCAAGGCGATCGATGCGGAAAGCAAAACCAAACCTCTAAGCGACCAGCAGCTTATCGAAATCCTCCGGAAGCAAGGATTTCAGCTCGCCCGGCGCACGGTCGCCAAGTACCGGGAGGAGATGCGGATTCCTCCCTCCCACCTCAGACGCACAGAAGCCTAGGATTGCTTCTGGAACCATTCAATTGTTCTCTGCAGGCCTTCTTCAAACATGACCTTGGGCTCAAACCGTATTAACTTGCGCGCTGCGGTGATATCGGCCAGTGTGTGGCGCACATCTCCCTGGCGGGCTGCAATGTGCTGGGGCTTGACGTCTTTCCCCAAGATCTTGTTTGTGTGCTTCACAATATCGAGCACTGTGTGATTTGCGCCGCAGGCGATATTAAGGGCCTGTCCGGAAAGACCGGGGGCTGTTCCCGCCAGGATATTGGCCTGCACCACATCATCGATATAGGTGAAGTCTCTGGACTGCAAACCATCTCCGTGAATGGTAGGCGCTTTATCGTCCAAAATGGCGGTGATAAAGGCCGGAATGACCACCGCGTATTCGGAGCCCGGATCCTGCCTGGGGCCGAACACATTGAAATAGCGCAGGCTGACCGTAGAAAGACCGTAGACCGCACTAAAGGTCTGGCAATAGCCCTCGGTGGCCAGTTTGGAAGCCGCGTAGGGGGAGATCGGAAAGGGATATTGGGTCTCCACTTTGGGCAATTCCGGATTATCGCCGTAAACGGAAGAGCTGGACGCGCTGACCACGCGCCGCACCCCGGCCTCTTTGGCTGCCATCAAGAGATTGAGGGTTCCTGTGACATTGACATCATTGTAGGGCTCCGGGTCATCCACGGACTTCGGAACCGAGCGAAGCGCCCCTTGGTGGAAAATAACCTCGACATCGGCCACAGCCTGCTTCACAGCTTCCTTGTCGCGCAGATCGCCCTCGATCAACTCGATACGGCCGATCACAGAGGCAAGGTTCTCTTTCTTGCCGTAAGAAAAGTTGTCAAGCACACGAACGGGAACTCCCTGTTCCACCAGAGTGCTCACAAGATTGGAACCGATAAACCCGGCTCCCCCGGTTACAAGTGCGCGTTTCATAGAATCCCCCTAATCGAAACCTCGGTTCTGAATTGACCTTTGTTGATTATATCCATCTGCGGCCATTGAGCAAATAGACGAATCCACCAACCACACTCATTGAGAAAAGCAGCGCCAAGTACAGGAGCGAAAGCGCAAAGGCTGTTTCCGGCCCTATTTCACGGCTCAGCAGCAGTACGAAGGCGCTTTCCCTCACCCCCATGCCGTTCACAGAGGGTACCATACCAGCCACCATGGACACCGGGACGATCAAGAACATCAGCCTCAGGAGCACCGGACTGGCCAGGGCATGGGATAAGAGAAAGACCTCAAAAATGACAATCGACTGCAAGACCAAAGAGAGCATCAAAGCCAAGCCCAGAGCTTTGGGCTGAGCCCGCAGGCTTACCAGCGCGGTGATAAAGCGGTGCAAGGCCTCGCCTATCTTACCCAAATGCAGCTTGCCCAGGAGTTTTTCGACTTGGCTCTCCAGCTGAGGCGTCAGCGAGAGCACAAGAACGGATCCTGCGACCGCAACCATCCCGATTCCGACGGCATTAGCCAGTTGCCTGCCCAAACCCACTCCCCAGTCCCGGGCAGAGAAAAGACCGAATCCGATAAGCAGGGTGAGCGCGCAAAAACCCACAATCCGGTCCCCGAGCACCGCGGCGAAACCTTCGGCGGTTTTGCCTGTGCTCCGTCCCGCCCAGACTGCTTTGATCACGTCCCCTCCCGCGGACGTGGGCAAAAAGGCATTGAAGAAGAGGCCGACATAAGTGATTTCCGTGACCTCTTTGTAACGCATGGGCATGTGCATCGAACGCATGAGAATACGCAACCGGAGGGCCATGAGCAAGACCACACCGGTCTGGAGCACAAAGGCCGTGAGGAGCAAGGGCCGGTTGGCTGTGCCCAGGGTTTGGCGCACCTCGGGAAGCTTGTCCCGCATGAGCCAAAAAAGAAAGCCCAGGAGGCCCAGGCTCACTAGAATTTTAAGGGCTTGGGAACTCAGAACTTTCAACGGGCTGCACCCGGCGGCGGTTCCGAAATGGCCTGGATGCGGGCAATATACTTCATGCGAAGCTCATAGAGAAGGTCGTCCAGGAGCTGTGCTTCTGTGGATGTGAGGTTCCCCTTGGTCTTTTGCTGCAGCATCTCCAGAATATCCATCATGTGCTTTGCCTGGTCCATTTGAAGTTCCGGCTGCTGAGTCATGGGATTGGGTAATTCTCCGAGGTGCATCAGGGTCTGAATGCCCAGGCTTGAGATGAAGATTTGAAATGCGGATTCGGATCCGGGGCCTTGGCGCTCCTGTTCTCCGGCCGTCTCTTTCTGCGCGGGCTGAGAGGGACCGGAGTTCCCTTGGGAACGCTTCGGCTCATCCGAGCGGATCCTTTCCTTCTCTTTTTCCACCTGGGATTTCCAGGTTTCGTCCACCTTCTTCTCTATGTTGAGTTTGTAGTCTTTACTCATCATTTTGACTCCTTCTCTTGAGCAGCGGGCGAAAGCACGACCTCAACATGGGCCCCCTCAAGAAAGTATTTTTTTGCAAGTTCCTGGATCTGCCGGGCATTTACTTGCCCCAAGAGCTCTCCGTATTCCAAATATCGCTTATGTCCCAAACCGTAGAGTTCATCGAGAGAGACCTCAAAGGCCAGCGCCCCCGAAGCCTGTTGCGAGATGAGGTGCTGGGCCTCCAGGTATTTCTTTGCGCTCTCGAGCTCTTCCCCGGAAATGGGTTCCTTTTTCAGGGCATTGATTTCGATCCAGAGCTTTTCGCGCGCGGCATCGATATGTTCTTCGGTGGTCAGAACATAGAACACGTAATAGCCGGGGTCTACCCCGACCACGGGAAACGCGCCGACAGCGTACGCCAAGCCCAGGTCTTCACGCACCTTCTCGAAGAGCCGCGAGCCCAGCCCGCTGAGCACTTGAGTCAGGAGCTCAAAGGGTATCCGATCCGGGGAATCCACGCTCACGCCCCGGAATCCGATCAGGAGCAAGCTCTGGGCCTTATCCATCGGGATGCTTGTAGAGACCGTTTCTTCGAGAGCGGCCTCCTGCCGGATGGCCGGAGCATCGTTCTTAGGGGCCGGACGCTTGATGCGTCCGATTTTTTCCTCCAGGAGATCCAGCGTTTGCCGGGGGTCCACGCCTCCGGTGACCGCAATCACAGCCTGGTCCATCCGGAGAAAATCCCGGTACCAGTTTCGCAGATCTTGATCCGTGAGCGCTTGAATAGCCCTTTCACTTCCCAGGGGATTCAGCCGGTACGGGTGCACTTCAAACAATCGCCCGCGCAATTCATTTTTGCCTACAGTGAAAATCTTGTCGTTTTCCGCCCTTAAAGCGGCCAGGGCCGACTCCTTTTGTTGCTGCAGCTTGTCCGCGGGAAACACGCAGTCCGTGAGAAGTTCGGCAATCCAATCCAAGCCTTGCTCCAGATCCTCCAGCATGAAAGAACCCGTCAGGCCCAGACTGTTGTTGCCGCTGAAAGTGTCCAGACGCGCGCCGCGGCCTTCGACTTCTTCGGCCAGTTCTTCGTCCGTGTGCTTCCTGGTCCCCTGCTTGAGCATGGTAGCCAGGAGACCGGACCACCCGTTGGTGGAATCCTCCTCAATGCGCACTCCGCCGGGAAAGACCACGCACACAGAGGCCACGGCCAGGTCTGTGTTCGGGATCACAATGGCCCGGGCGCCGTTGGTCAAAGTACTGAAAAGCGGTTCCTGGAGTGTAGGCTTTTCTCCGGTTGCAGCCTCTTGAGAAAGCAGCTCCGCTTTGGGAAGCAGACACACATAGGTCACAGATTCTGGCTGGAGGTATTGATTTGCCACGGACCGGACCTGCCCGGAATCCACTTTCTGAATCGAATCCACGTAATGAGTGAAGAAACCGGGGTCGGACATCAGGAGCTCCCCTTGGGCCAAATCCTGGGCTTGGGCCTGCAGGGTTTCGAGGCGGAAAAGGTGTTCGCTGATCACCTGCTTTTTGGCCTTTTCCAGCTCCTTTTCCTTGAACCCTTCTTTTTGGACGCGCCTTAGCTCTTCGAACACAATCTCCCGAATGCGATCCAGGTTCTTGGGTTCCGCAGAAAAGCTGATGGTAAAGAGACCCGGATCTCTGGGCGTATAGCTGCTGGCGTCAATGCTGTAGACCAGGTTTTCCTCCGCGCGGAGGCGACGGTACAGCCGGGAGCTGCGGCCGTTCCCCAATCCCAAAGCCAGAACATCCAGGGGGAATAGATCCGGGTGACGGAGACTCACTGTGTGAAAGGCGAAAGCGCCATAGGCCAGCTCAAGTTGGCGTGCCAGCACCAGTTCACGCGGCGCGGTCTGAGGCGGTTCCGGCCGAACCGGATCATCCGGACTGGGGCCGCGTTTCCAATCCCCGAAGGACTCCCGCACCAACTCGACGGTTTCTTCGGGGTCCACCTCGCCCACAATGGAGAGCACCATGTTGTTGGGGACATAGAGCTTGCTGTGGTAGGCCACCAGATCATCCCGGCTTATGGCCTCGACCTGCTTCGGATATCCGATCACCGGGTGCCGGTAAGGATGTTCCAAATAGGCCGTGTGCCAGAGCTGCCGGTAAAGAGAACGCACCGGGGAATCCTCATTCATGTTGATTTCCTTGAGGATGACCTGGAGTTCTTTGGCGAGTTCGGCCTGGTTAAAAGAGGGATTTTGCAAGCCGTCGGCCAGAATGCTGATGGCTGTGGGCAGCCCGTCCACCGGGATCGTGATGTGGTAACCGGTGTAATCCAGTGAAGTATAAGCCTGGATATCGCCGCCGTACCGGCGGAGTTCCCGTTCGATTTCACCGACTCCGCGGCTGGGTGTGCCCTTAAAGAGCATGTGCTCGAAGACATGGGAGATGCCCATGCCGGTGAATCGGCCGGTCTCGGTTGCGCCGCCTGCGCGCACCAGTGCCTGGACCGCAGCCGCGGGCAGTCCCTCCCGCCGCTGGACCAGCACAACCAGCCCGTTTTCCAAGATTTCTTTGTGATACGAGGGCATGGGTGTTTTGGCTTGGGTTGGAGAGGCAAAGGCCAATTGGCCTAACATGAGAAAGACAGGAACCCAGTTGAGTGCCGGGCGCCTGTCCCAACTCAAAAAGAAAGCCATGATCGGTTGCTTACCCCCGAATTGCCTTCTTCCTCGCATTCCGCATTTTGCGGCGCTTCTTCTCGGACGGTTTCTCGTAATGCTTGCGCTCTTTGAGCGCTTTGAGGATTCCCTCGCGCTCCAGTTTTTTCTTGAAACGCTTTAGGGCCTTTTCGAGAGTCTCGTTTTCCTTGACATCAACTCTAGACATAACGCGGCATCAGCCTCCTTAAGTGTCTGGGCATTCTATCCTTATCGCATCTGCCCTGTCAAGCTCTCGGGCTCAAAGGCGAAGATCACATGGAAGCTGATGAGTTCGTTCTCAATATCCTTTGGAAAGGCCTG from Candidatus Omnitrophota bacterium harbors:
- a CDS encoding 30S ribosomal protein S21, which translates into the protein MSRVDVKENETLEKALKRFKKKLEREGILKALKERKHYEKPSEKKRRKMRNARKKAIRG
- a CDS encoding DUF1844 domain-containing protein, yielding MSKDYKLNIEKKVDETWKSQVEKEKERIRSDEPKRSQGNSGPSQPAQKETAGEQERQGPGSESAFQIFISSLGIQTLMHLGELPNPMTQQPELQMDQAKHMMDILEMLQQKTKGNLTSTEAQLLDDLLYELRMKYIARIQAISEPPPGAAR
- a CDS encoding RNA polymerase sigma-54 factor → IGGSSTKEAVSTDRVKVALRKAIDAESKTKPLSDQQLIEILRKQGFQLARRTVAKYREEMRIPPSHLRRTEA
- a CDS encoding SDR family oxidoreductase, with amino-acid sequence MKRALVTGGAGFIGSNLVSTLVEQGVPVRVLDNFSYGKKENLASVIGRIELIEGDLRDKEAVKQAVADVEVIFHQGALRSVPKSVDDPEPYNDVNVTGTLNLLMAAKEAGVRRVVSASSSSVYGDNPELPKVETQYPFPISPYAASKLATEGYCQTFSAVYGLSTVSLRYFNVFGPRQDPGSEYAVVIPAFITAILDDKAPTIHGDGLQSRDFTYIDDVVQANILAGTAPGLSGQALNIACGANHTVLDIVKHTNKILGKDVKPQHIAARQGDVRHTLADITAARKLIRFEPKVMFEEGLQRTIEWFQKQS
- a CDS encoding insulinase family protein, with protein sequence MAFFLSWDRRPALNWVPVFLMLGQLAFASPTQAKTPMPSYHKEILENGLVVLVQRREGLPAAAVQALVRAGGATETGRFTGMGISHVFEHMLFKGTPSRGVGEIERELRRYGGDIQAYTSLDYTGYHITIPVDGLPTAISILADGLQNPSFNQAELAKELQVILKEINMNEDSPVRSLYRQLWHTAYLEHPYRHPVIGYPKQVEAISRDDLVAYHSKLYVPNNMVLSIVGEVDPEETVELVRESFGDWKRGPSPDDPVRPEPPQTAPRELVLARQLELAYGAFAFHTVSLRHPDLFPLDVLALGLGNGRSSRLYRRLRAEENLVYSIDASSYTPRDPGLFTISFSAEPKNLDRIREIVFEELRRVQKEGFKEKELEKAKKQVISEHLFRLETLQAQAQDLAQGELLMSDPGFFTHYVDSIQKVDSGQVRSVANQYLQPESVTYVCLLPKAELLSQEAATGEKPTLQEPLFSTLTNGARAIVIPNTDLAVASVCVVFPGGVRIEEDSTNGWSGLLATMLKQGTRKHTDEELAEEVEGRGARLDTFSGNNSLGLTGSFMLEDLEQGLDWIAELLTDCVFPADKLQQQKESALAALRAENDKIFTVGKNELRGRLFEVHPYRLNPLGSERAIQALTDQDLRNWYRDFLRMDQAVIAVTGGVDPRQTLDLLEEKIGRIKRPAPKNDAPAIRQEAALEETVSTSIPMDKAQSLLLIGFRGVSVDSPDRIPFELLTQVLSGLGSRLFEKVREDLGLAYAVGAFPVVGVDPGYYVFYVLTTEEHIDAAREKLWIEINALKKEPISGEELESAKKYLEAQHLISQQASGALAFEVSLDELYGLGHKRYLEYGELLGQVNARQIQELAKKYFLEGAHVEVVLSPAAQEKESK
- a CDS encoding flippase-like domain-containing protein, with amino-acid sequence MSLGLLGFLFWLMRDKLPEVRQTLGTANRPLLLTAFVLQTGVVLLMALRLRILMRSMHMPMRYKEVTEITYVGLFFNAFLPTSAGGDVIKAVWAGRSTGKTAEGFAAVLGDRIVGFCALTLLIGFGLFSARDWGVGLGRQLANAVGIGMVAVAGSVLVLSLTPQLESQVEKLLGKLHLGKIGEALHRFITALVSLRAQPKALGLALMLSLVLQSIVIFEVFLLSHALASPVLLRLMFLIVPVSMVAGMVPSVNGMGVRESAFVLLLSREIGPETAFALSLLYLALLFSMSVVGGFVYLLNGRRWI